A section of the Acropora muricata isolate sample 2 chromosome 4, ASM3666990v1, whole genome shotgun sequence genome encodes:
- the LOC136912941 gene encoding uncharacterized protein: MPTSEALPENVGGNYSRHLVIESKSLFQGAMGGCCRVLGQECSIRNLGLRFHDARAFTDSPLPRPLFALLRFLYAALAIGDLVWIGLDRPNGEWIIHFGNWSRIVTALFFLFGSIIALLSSACVSRESDQYDRITQKDDQSHSFLDPDSNSCGVKPGEKDDSNSPSKTDNLSCHHRLLWFLHTLAFNSSFVCLVAYFAYFYEERYTLFGMLDFPRHVLYLVLLIVDILASYIPVRLWHVMYAYIFSGVFVIFTVVLIVVETKIDFSADPVIYPSLESRSKPLIYTAILSLFLIAGAPVAQMVFYILYRIRACLMSR, translated from the exons ATGCCGACCAGTGAAGCGTTACCCGAAAACGTCGGAGGAAATTATTCAAGACACTTAGTTATTGAAAGCAAAAGTTTGTTTCAAGGCGCAATGGGAGGTTGCTGCAGAGTGCTCGGTCAAGAATGCAGTATAAGAAATCTTGGTTTACGATTCCATGATGCAAGAGCGTTTACAGATTCACCG CTTCCAAGACCCCTGTTTGCGCTACTTCGTTTCCTGTACGCTGCTCTCGCGATTGGCGATCTAGTGTGGATTGGACTGGATCGGCCAAACGGAGAGTGGATCATACACTTCGGAAACTGGAGTCGTATCGTGACAGccctgttttttctttttggttcaaTCATTGCACTTCTTTCCTCGGCGTGTGTATCGAGGGAAAGCGATCAATATGATAGGATCACGCAGAAGGACGACCAAAGCCACTCATTCCTGGATCCAGATTCCAACTCCTGCGGTGTAAAACCAGGAGAGAAGGATGATTCAAACTCGCCGTCAAAGACCGACAACCTCTCTTGTCACCATCGATTATTGTGGTTCTTGCACACTCTTGCATTCAACAGCTCATTCGTTTGCTTGGTCGCTTATTTCGCCTATTTTTACGAGGAGCGTTACACACTATTTGGGATGCTGGATTTTCCGCGCCATGTTCTGTATCTGGTACTTCTCATTGTCGACATCTTAGCCAGTTATATCCCCGTTAGACTTTGGCACGTCATGTACGCCTACATATTCAGTGGCGTATTCGTCATTTTCACTGTTGTTCTCATTGTAGTGGAAACCAAAATCGACTTCAGCGCGGATCCCGTGATATATCCTTCTCTGGAGTCTCGTAGTAAGCCTCTGATCTACACAGCAATCCTGTCTTTATTTTTGATCGCTGGGGCTCCTGTGGCGCAAATGGTCTTCTATATCCTTTACAGAATTAGGGCTTGCTTAATGTCACGTTAA